A genomic stretch from Antarcticibacterium flavum includes:
- a CDS encoding CTP synthase produces the protein MAETKYIFVTGGVSSSLGKGIIAASLAKLLQARGFRTTIQKLDPYINVDPGTLNPYEHGECYVTEDGAETDLDLGHYERFLNVNTSQANNVTTGRIYQSVIEKERRGEFLGKTVQVVPHITNEIKERVQLLGKTGDYDIIITEIGGTVGDIESLPYIEAVRQLKWELGDDNALVIHLTLVPYLAAAGELKTKPTQHSVKTLMESGIKADILVCRTEHELSDDIRRKLAIFCNVRQEAVIQSIDASTIYDVPNLMLEEGLDTVALKKLNLPDNTTPNLERWNQFLQRHKNPKHEVRIGLIGKYVELQDSYKSIQEAFIHAGAENEVKVVVESIHSEFINENTIKNKIAHLDGILVAPGFGERGIEGKIDAVRYARENGIPFFGICLGMQMAVIEFARNVLQLRNANSTEMDPMTKHPVIDIMEEQKNLTHMGGTMRLGSWDCELSEGSLAHRIYGSVQIKERHRHRYEYNNKYKNELEHSGLKSTGINPDTGLVEIVELEDHPWFIGVQYHPEYKSTVANPHPLFISFIKAALNHSKNKNSVNVAQSK, from the coding sequence ATGGCCGAAACCAAGTATATTTTTGTAACAGGCGGGGTTTCTTCTTCTCTTGGAAAAGGAATTATAGCCGCTTCCCTGGCAAAATTATTACAAGCGCGTGGTTTTAGAACCACTATTCAGAAACTTGACCCTTATATTAATGTAGACCCCGGTACTCTTAACCCTTACGAACATGGTGAATGTTATGTGACCGAGGATGGGGCTGAAACAGATCTTGACCTGGGCCATTATGAAAGGTTCCTCAATGTTAATACTTCCCAGGCAAATAATGTAACCACCGGCCGTATTTACCAAAGTGTCATTGAAAAGGAACGAAGAGGGGAATTCCTGGGAAAAACTGTGCAGGTGGTTCCTCACATTACAAATGAAATAAAGGAACGGGTACAACTTCTTGGAAAAACAGGAGACTACGATATCATCATTACTGAAATTGGTGGAACTGTTGGTGATATAGAATCCCTGCCATATATTGAAGCAGTAAGGCAATTAAAATGGGAACTGGGAGATGATAATGCCCTTGTCATACATCTTACCCTGGTACCTTATCTTGCAGCTGCAGGGGAATTAAAGACCAAACCTACGCAACACAGCGTAAAGACATTGATGGAAAGCGGTATAAAAGCCGATATCCTGGTTTGCCGTACCGAGCATGAATTATCGGACGATATAAGGAGAAAACTGGCCATCTTCTGTAATGTGAGACAGGAGGCCGTGATCCAATCAATAGATGCATCAACTATTTACGATGTACCAAATCTAATGCTGGAAGAAGGCCTGGATACGGTAGCGCTTAAAAAGTTGAATTTACCAGATAATACTACTCCAAACCTTGAACGCTGGAACCAGTTCCTGCAACGCCACAAAAATCCAAAACACGAGGTTAGGATTGGATTAATTGGGAAATATGTAGAATTACAGGATTCTTATAAATCCATACAGGAAGCTTTTATTCATGCTGGAGCAGAAAATGAAGTGAAGGTTGTGGTCGAGAGTATTCATTCAGAATTCATTAACGAGAATACCATAAAGAATAAGATCGCCCATTTAGACGGAATATTGGTAGCACCGGGATTTGGGGAAAGAGGAATAGAAGGTAAAATCGATGCGGTGAGATATGCCCGGGAAAACGGAATACCTTTCTTCGGAATTTGCCTTGGAATGCAAATGGCGGTGATAGAATTTGCACGCAATGTCCTGCAGCTTAGGAATGCAAATTCCACAGAGATGGATCCAATGACAAAGCATCCCGTGATCGATATTATGGAGGAGCAAAAGAACCTTACCCACATGGGAGGCACAATGAGACTTGGATCCTGGGATTGCGAGCTTAGTGAAGGTTCCCTTGCCCACAGGATTTATGGCTCGGTTCAAATAAAAGAGCGTCACAGGCACCGTTATGAGTACAATAATAAATATAAGAATGAACTGGAACATTCCGGCTTAAAAAGCACCGGGATAAATCCTGATACCGGGCTGGTAGAGATAGTAGAACTGGAGGATCACCCGTGGTTCATTGGGGTACAATATCACCCTGAATACAAGAGCACCGTGGCCAACCCCCACCCGCTGTTTATTTCCTTTATAAAGGCAGCTTTGAACCATTCCAAAAACAAAAACAGTGTCAATGTGGCACAAAGTAAGTAA
- a CDS encoding DUF4168 domain-containing protein gives MFRLKRKMNVMLLCAGLFAGSTAMAQTPQLPQQQQQQQDVKVTDAELEKFAEAYQGIQVAQQKAQKKMIAAVEEQDMEIGTFNEIHQAKMQNQQVDASKEDLQKHAKAVEKIEKMQPAIQAEMEEIITDADLTVERYEQIAGAMQTNPSLIQRLQKIMAG, from the coding sequence ATGTTTAGATTGAAAAGAAAGATGAATGTGATGCTGCTTTGCGCAGGACTTTTTGCGGGTTCCACGGCTATGGCCCAAACCCCGCAGCTACCACAGCAACAACAGCAACAACAGGATGTAAAGGTGACCGATGCTGAACTGGAAAAATTTGCTGAAGCCTACCAGGGTATACAGGTGGCACAGCAAAAAGCACAAAAGAAGATGATAGCTGCCGTGGAAGAGCAGGATATGGAGATAGGTACCTTTAATGAAATACACCAGGCAAAAATGCAAAACCAGCAGGTTGATGCATCGAAAGAAGACCTTCAAAAACATGCAAAAGCAGTTGAGAAAATTGAAAAAATGCAACCTGCAATCCAGGCAGAGATGGAAGAGATCATTACAGATGCCGATCTTACCGTTGAAAGATATGAGCAAATAGCAGGGGCCATGCAAACTAACCCTTCCCTAATTCAGAGATTGCAAAAGATCATGGCAGGATAA
- a CDS encoding L,D-transpeptidase, translating into MKGPIHTFLILIISLLAGSMLLSCVEKAAPGNQKRPAIKEDTTKTVSALKEHLIQLENELIITYRLDSLTDVKKADSLWASYSKHQQRTLLAINRIDAVRVGPGSKIVVPDTLVEDFNLYAPFPSRLDILEPIPQTVLISRRVQAFGLYECGRLIKWGPVSTGKQSTPTPAGLNYGNYKAKRKISTVNQSWLMPYYFNFMNFEGVGVHQYLLPGFPASHACVRLEMADAMFIYEWAQQWELDATRTRVVRNGTPFMVFGDYDFEADVPWLQLVNDPAANELNKQELDILKKYTEEYFKDIRNFNTIEVQQPQGSIAT; encoded by the coding sequence ATGAAAGGCCCTATTCATACTTTTTTAATTTTGATTATTTCCCTGCTGGCAGGAAGTATGCTCCTCTCATGTGTAGAGAAAGCGGCACCCGGTAACCAAAAGAGGCCTGCAATCAAGGAGGATACGACCAAAACGGTTTCTGCACTTAAGGAGCATTTGATTCAATTGGAGAATGAGTTAATAATTACCTACAGGCTGGATTCACTTACAGATGTTAAAAAGGCTGATAGTTTATGGGCATCTTACAGTAAACATCAGCAAAGAACACTGCTGGCAATTAATAGAATAGATGCTGTAAGGGTGGGGCCCGGCAGCAAAATTGTTGTGCCAGATACACTTGTCGAGGATTTTAATTTATATGCTCCCTTTCCATCCCGGCTTGATATTCTTGAACCTATACCTCAAACTGTTCTTATCTCGCGCAGGGTTCAGGCTTTTGGGCTGTATGAGTGTGGCAGGCTTATAAAATGGGGTCCCGTAAGTACAGGCAAGCAGTCCACTCCCACTCCTGCAGGACTTAATTATGGGAATTACAAAGCTAAAAGGAAAATAAGTACGGTCAACCAAAGCTGGCTCATGCCATATTATTTTAATTTCATGAATTTTGAAGGGGTAGGGGTGCACCAGTACTTATTACCCGGTTTCCCTGCCAGTCATGCCTGTGTAAGGCTTGAGATGGCAGATGCTATGTTCATATATGAATGGGCACAGCAGTGGGAACTGGATGCTACACGCACAAGGGTGGTTCGAAATGGTACACCTTTTATGGTCTTTGGGGATTATGATTTTGAAGCAGATGTACCGTGGCTGCAATTGGTCAATGATCCTGCCGCTAACGAACTGAACAAGCAGGAGCTGGATATTTTAAAAAAATATACCGAGGAATATTTCAAGGATATAAGAAACTTCAATACTATAGAAGTACAGCAGCCTCAGGGTTCAATAGCTACTTAA
- a CDS encoding M48 family metalloprotease gives MKNNDSLHFTNKVVPPSIEEEVRIALSHYPELIDTPIEFKFKKSIKKSFMQAQPKFSGIFKKRKNRSYYIMISERLHIEDEEFGVEDIPKDVLIGWIGHELGHIMDYRDRKGFNLLTFGIRYVLSNNYIREAERAADTYAVNHGMGEYILATKDFILGHADLSEVYKARIKRLYLSPEEILELVEELE, from the coding sequence ATGAAAAATAATGACAGTTTACATTTCACAAATAAGGTTGTACCTCCCTCAATAGAAGAAGAAGTTCGTATAGCCCTCTCCCATTACCCGGAATTGATTGACACCCCTATTGAATTTAAGTTCAAGAAGAGTATTAAAAAGTCATTTATGCAGGCCCAGCCCAAATTTTCGGGCATATTTAAAAAAAGGAAAAACAGGTCTTATTATATTATGATAAGCGAAAGGCTTCATATAGAAGATGAAGAATTTGGCGTTGAGGATATTCCTAAAGATGTGCTTATTGGATGGATAGGCCACGAGCTGGGCCATATCATGGATTACAGGGACAGGAAAGGTTTTAATCTCCTTACTTTCGGGATTCGCTATGTGTTATCCAATAATTATATACGTGAAGCTGAAAGGGCCGCAGATACCTATGCTGTCAATCATGGAATGGGGGAATACATCCTCGCCACAAAAGATTTTATCCTTGGGCATGCCGATCTTTCTGAGGTGTACAAAGCAAGGATCAAGAGATTATATCTTTCTCCCGAAGAGATCCTGGAACTGGTCGAGGAGCTGGAGTAA
- a CDS encoding DUF3820 family protein: protein MEIKPDHKALIELAHAKMYYGEYKDYYLSEIPEYYLIWHRQKGFPKGKLGDQLSQVTDLKVNGMEHILRTIRSKYPKY from the coding sequence ATGGAAATTAAGCCCGACCATAAAGCCCTTATTGAACTGGCACATGCCAAAATGTACTACGGGGAATATAAAGATTATTATCTCTCAGAAATTCCTGAATATTACCTCATATGGCACCGGCAAAAAGGTTTTCCCAAAGGGAAATTAGGCGACCAGTTATCGCAGGTCACAGATCTTAAGGTGAATGGCATGGAGCATATCCTACGAACTATACGCAGCAAATACCCTAAATATTAG
- the yidC gene encoding membrane protein insertase YidC: MEEKKFDVQSLIGFILIGGILIWMLYNNSFDEQATEAQQDTTEQVEQTPVAAPQTFTQETVVDSAAVDRAQRELGAFGYSATLPSATENTTTISNDVLELKVDNKGGYISEARLTQFETYNGNPVYLIKDGNASFNLNFTTTDGRVLDTENLYFEPEVSRSGNNQILTMRLKVSETEFLEYRYVLKPGEYMLDFSIRSQGLNRVLNPSRDVSLDWRLKGFRNAKSIEYENRYTELIWEYGSGSDDYLGHGDFTDDADDNITYVAFKQHFFTSILLTDTAFPRGEFTSRNLVQDEEVDTVYTKEFTANLAMELKGGELNYNLNWYYGPTDYRILNDYDRNLDEIVPLGWGIFGWINKYIFIPFFSFLASFLPSYGIAIIVMTIVVRIVLSPVTYKSYLSQAKMKVLRPEINELNEKYKDNPMKKQQETMKLYSKAGASPMSGCLPALMQIPVFYALFQFFPSAFDLRQKGFLWADDLSSYDNVLDLPFYIPFYGDHVSLFPILASIAIFIYMMMTTGQTMQQNQQPGMPNMKFIMYLSPLFMLVFFNNFASGLSLYYFTSNLITIGIMLVIKYVIIDEDKIHAKIQENKKKPKKQGKFARKMQEMMEQAEQQQKKNKK, from the coding sequence ATGGAAGAAAAAAAATTTGACGTACAATCCCTTATCGGGTTTATTCTCATTGGAGGTATCCTTATATGGATGTTGTACAATAACTCTTTTGACGAGCAGGCAACAGAGGCTCAACAGGACACTACAGAACAGGTAGAGCAAACCCCCGTTGCTGCACCCCAAACCTTCACACAGGAAACTGTTGTGGACTCAGCAGCTGTAGACAGGGCACAAAGGGAACTGGGCGCATTTGGTTATTCTGCTACCCTACCTTCAGCTACAGAGAATACCACAACCATCTCCAATGATGTGCTGGAATTAAAAGTGGACAATAAAGGCGGATATATTTCTGAAGCCAGGCTTACCCAATTTGAAACCTATAATGGTAATCCTGTATATCTTATTAAAGACGGAAATGCTTCATTTAACCTGAATTTTACTACTACAGATGGCAGGGTACTGGATACAGAAAACCTCTATTTTGAACCGGAAGTAAGCCGAAGCGGAAACAACCAGATCCTTACCATGAGGCTTAAAGTCTCTGAAACTGAATTCCTGGAGTACAGGTATGTACTTAAACCCGGGGAATATATGCTGGATTTCAGTATTCGTTCCCAGGGTCTTAACAGGGTCCTCAATCCATCCCGGGATGTTTCCCTTGACTGGAGGCTTAAAGGTTTCCGCAATGCCAAGAGTATTGAATATGAGAACAGATATACAGAACTTATCTGGGAATATGGTAGCGGCAGTGATGATTACCTGGGACACGGCGATTTCACCGATGATGCAGATGATAATATTACCTATGTAGCTTTTAAGCAGCATTTCTTCACCTCCATCCTATTGACAGATACGGCGTTCCCAAGAGGGGAATTTACTTCAAGGAACCTGGTGCAGGATGAAGAGGTAGATACTGTGTATACTAAAGAGTTTACCGCAAACCTTGCCATGGAGCTTAAGGGCGGCGAACTTAATTACAATCTTAACTGGTATTACGGACCAACAGATTACAGGATCCTGAATGATTATGACAGGAACCTGGATGAAATTGTACCGCTTGGTTGGGGAATCTTTGGATGGATAAACAAATATATATTCATACCATTCTTTAGCTTCCTTGCAAGTTTTCTTCCAAGTTATGGTATTGCAATAATTGTAATGACCATTGTAGTGCGAATCGTGCTATCCCCTGTTACTTACAAATCTTATTTATCACAGGCTAAAATGAAGGTGCTGCGGCCGGAGATAAATGAGCTTAACGAGAAGTACAAGGACAATCCAATGAAGAAGCAGCAGGAAACGATGAAGCTTTACAGCAAGGCCGGTGCCAGCCCTATGAGCGGATGTTTACCAGCCTTGATGCAGATCCCGGTTTTCTATGCCCTCTTCCAGTTCTTCCCAAGTGCTTTTGACCTTAGACAAAAAGGATTCTTGTGGGCAGATGACCTTTCAAGTTATGACAACGTTCTTGACTTGCCGTTCTATATTCCGTTCTACGGGGATCATGTGAGTTTGTTTCCAATTCTGGCCTCTATTGCCATATTCATTTATATGATGATGACAACCGGTCAAACAATGCAACAAAATCAACAGCCGGGGATGCCTAATATGAAATTTATCATGTACCTCTCCCCTTTATTCATGCTGGTGTTCTTTAATAATTTTGCCAGTGGACTTTCCCTGTATTATTTCACATCCAACCTTATTACAATTGGAATAATGCTGGTGATTAAATATGTGATCATTGACGAGGATAAGATCCACGCCAAGATCCAGGAGAACAAGAAGAAGCCCAAGAAGCAGGGTAAATTTGCAAGGAAGATGCAGGAAATGATGGAGCAGGCAGAGCAACAACAAAAGAAGAACAAGAAGTAA
- a CDS encoding cold-shock protein, producing MNRGTVKFFNDSKGFGFITDEESNKEYFVHANGLVDEIRENDEVTFDLEEGRKGLNAVNVKQA from the coding sequence ATGAATAGAGGAACTGTCAAATTTTTTAACGACTCTAAAGGATTTGGATTTATTACAGACGAAGAATCAAACAAAGAATATTTCGTACACGCAAATGGTCTTGTTGATGAAATCAGAGAGAACGACGAAGTAACGTTTGATCTTGAAGAAGGAAGAAAAGGATTAAATGCAGTAAACGTGAAACAAGCTTAG
- a CDS encoding GH3 family domain-containing protein, whose product MAIIGSLIKGLIDLRDRIVTEPDPEEAQLEVLKDLLTKARDTAFGKYYGFQGILEDADIKKAFAARVPYFDYNKINEQWWQRMHEGEENVTWPGKPPYFALSSGTTGKSSKRIPVTEDMVEAIRQSGIKQIGALSNFDLPGDFFEKEIMMLGSSTDLLEAGDHKEGEISGISASRIPFWFRSYYKPGEEIAQIENWDERVQKIAENAKNWDIGALTGIPSWMELMMKEVIKYHKVSNIHEIWPNLQVYTSGGVAFEPYEKSFNALLAHPITVIDTYLASEGFLAYQSRPETNAMKLVLDNGIYFEFVPFKAEYVNEDGSISDDAPVIPLSEVKEEEDYILLISTVSGAWRYLIGDTIKFTDVERHEIRITGRTKFFLNVVGSQLSVNKMNDAVKELEERYDIEIPEFTLAAVRIDGEFYHSWYLGTNGKVDDEELAQSLDEILKQANKNYSVARSKALKGVKVKTIPSDLFYEWNAANKKKGGQVKMEKVMNEEKFAQWEDFIKKQLASG is encoded by the coding sequence ATGGCAATAATAGGATCACTCATCAAAGGACTCATAGATCTTAGGGATAGAATAGTTACAGAACCCGATCCCGAGGAAGCACAGCTGGAAGTGCTTAAAGATCTCCTTACCAAAGCCCGGGATACGGCTTTTGGCAAATATTATGGTTTTCAAGGTATTCTTGAAGATGCAGATATTAAAAAAGCCTTTGCAGCAAGAGTGCCTTATTTTGATTATAACAAGATCAATGAGCAGTGGTGGCAAAGAATGCACGAGGGGGAAGAGAATGTCACCTGGCCTGGGAAACCTCCTTATTTTGCACTAAGCAGTGGTACAACCGGGAAAAGTAGTAAAAGAATTCCTGTCACAGAGGATATGGTGGAAGCAATTCGCCAATCTGGTATTAAGCAAATAGGTGCATTAAGTAATTTCGACCTCCCGGGAGATTTCTTTGAAAAAGAGATCATGATGCTGGGTAGTTCTACAGACCTTCTGGAGGCCGGGGATCATAAAGAAGGGGAAATAAGCGGAATTTCAGCCAGTCGTATTCCATTTTGGTTCAGGAGTTATTACAAGCCGGGGGAGGAGATCGCCCAGATAGAGAATTGGGATGAAAGGGTTCAAAAAATAGCTGAAAATGCCAAAAATTGGGATATAGGAGCGCTTACCGGGATCCCGTCCTGGATGGAGCTTATGATGAAAGAGGTTATTAAATATCACAAGGTTTCAAATATCCATGAGATCTGGCCTAACCTGCAGGTCTATACCAGTGGAGGCGTTGCTTTTGAACCTTATGAGAAGAGCTTTAATGCGCTGCTGGCTCATCCAATAACAGTTATTGATACCTACCTGGCTTCTGAAGGTTTCCTGGCTTACCAGTCCAGGCCGGAAACAAATGCAATGAAATTGGTTCTTGATAATGGGATCTATTTTGAATTTGTCCCTTTTAAAGCTGAATACGTTAATGAGGATGGATCAATTAGCGATGATGCCCCTGTAATTCCCCTTTCTGAAGTCAAAGAGGAAGAGGATTACATTCTTCTTATAAGCACTGTATCTGGTGCATGGAGGTATTTGATTGGCGACACCATTAAGTTTACAGATGTTGAAAGGCACGAGATAAGGATCACCGGCAGGACAAAATTCTTTTTAAATGTGGTGGGGTCACAATTATCTGTAAACAAAATGAATGACGCGGTAAAGGAACTGGAGGAAAGATATGATATCGAAATTCCTGAGTTCACTCTGGCCGCTGTTCGAATTGATGGCGAATTCTATCATTCGTGGTATCTTGGCACCAATGGAAAAGTGGATGATGAGGAACTTGCACAGTCACTGGATGAAATACTAAAGCAAGCTAATAAGAATTATAGCGTCGCTCGCAGTAAAGCCCTGAAAGGTGTTAAGGTCAAGACCATTCCATCAGATCTCTTTTACGAATGGAATGCAGCCAATAAAAAGAAAGGCGGGCAGGTTAAAATGGAGAAGGTGATGAACGAGGAAAAGTTCGCGCAATGGGAAGACTTTATTAAAAAGCAGTTGGCTTCTGGATAA